A part of Alkalinema sp. FACHB-956 genomic DNA contains:
- a CDS encoding SH3 domain-containing protein, with product MVNALPGMTRPATIDSEGWGAMVRSGPSLKMRELGSLAHGAPVEVLKVTTTNDSDSGLYWYYVQSTGRSRAEGWVSGSLVRFKSSNQTYGTLAGSSNDVINIRSAPSLKGNVVHTGVVGDLVTVGRSSRDAGYRWYHITYPNGSKGWVREDLISVWPQGCIITCPEH from the coding sequence ATGGTAAATGCATTACCCGGAATGACCCGTCCCGCCACGATCGATAGCGAGGGCTGGGGAGCAATGGTTCGATCGGGGCCTTCGCTTAAAATGAGAGAACTCGGTAGCCTAGCCCATGGCGCACCCGTAGAAGTTCTAAAAGTTACAACTACCAATGACAGTGATAGTGGCTTGTATTGGTATTATGTGCAATCAACGGGTCGATCGAGGGCTGAAGGTTGGGTATCTGGTTCATTAGTCCGCTTTAAATCCAGCAATCAAACCTATGGCACCTTAGCCGGATCATCCAATGATGTCATTAACATTCGATCGGCCCCCAGCCTCAAGGGAAATGTTGTCCATACAGGGGTCGTAGGAGACTTGGTCACCGTTGGTCGATCGTCCCGAGATGCGGGCTATCGTTGGTATCACATCACCTATCCCAATGGCTCCAAGGGCTGGGTACGCGAAGATCTAATCTCCGTTTGGCCTCAAGGTTGCATCATCACCTGCCCAGAACATTAA
- a CDS encoding esterase-like activity of phytase family protein produces MNVAKTQEFGIQYTGFWDGNAVVKGIVSTTDAAVADGVISLDEMTTWKFTWTGNSQVAGFTIAANNGTAAALTPPGGFLVRRSNTPLDAQFQDADGVDQGIYQSAASDQLIDLGALLIEDFAAGTTATGNATKGRISVSPIVEFAVSYKGFWANDGGGAIQGILSASEADAADGVISLDEIVSWRWNWKGNDVVAPFTLTSQDGIVNTLMPPGGFKLGGGNTPVNLNLIDVDGLDQGLFESAAGDRVLDLGALIVENFTTGTTTIGDASANGTIDVSRVLTFSTEFSGYWKQDGGGAIKGQFSASEADAADGVITIDELINWNWQWTGNRQVGSFSVSSEAGNAIALLPANGFRVSGNQVLPVDFNDANKLDLGLYESSDGNRLIDIGALLIENLGTGKLSQGIVPPPVKPAELVGFAALPADTFAAGPNAGAGITGNGRTGPFAGQPVQGFSGVQFAPGGKGDNYWFLSDNGFGAKNNSADYLLRLYQVDPSFAGSEQGDRSVAIQGFVQLRDPDRRIPFAIQNENTTDRHLTGADFDVESFVIDAKGDIWIGEEFGPYLLHFDATGKLLEAPIATPNITSFKTLSGDAPIVIGHRGASGSRPEHTLEAYKLAIEQGANFIEPDLVVTKDGVLVARHENEISGTSDVASRPEFADRKTTKTIDGDTYTGWFVEDFTLAELKTLRAKERIPATRPGNTAFDGQFEIPTLKEIIDLVKQVEAQTGKKIGIYPETKHPTFLAKEGKFLDGTLINLDTSQLLVDTLIAEGFTDPSRIFIQSFEFQNLIEIQQRLNQEGLGNIPLVQLYGDTTRAADPQDSFSFPYDIRYNVSQGKDLKAIYGQAFLDAAEKPLSANTVYADLDSPAMLQVMRELYAEGAGPWKNNILLREPLTAKVDGNGDGKAEIGSQLTGEITSFIDDAHAAGLQVHPYTLRNEENFLTLNPDGTPQTPEQELVQLTQIGADGFFTDFPGTGAKVIKQVAADFVYSPDHPRVLAGDLAANLGRSRGYEGMAFSLDRKTLYPLLEGTVLGDPEGSLRIYQFDTTSSSFQGLAGLYQMESPSHAIGDFTPINATEFLVIERDNNQGAAAAFKKIFKIDLSKTDANGFVQKTEVVDLLNIADPQDLNGDGSLKFSFPFVTIENILVLDKDTILVANDNNYPFSIGRDFSGKAIDNNEIIQIKLGESLNLDASLGKAALQQPTPEPDSTVKPQVIYGRDFAETLKGGLGNDTIYGNGGMDTLIGEAGDDYLYGSDAAETIFGGRGNDVIYANGGMDYIDSGSGNDQVWLGGTSHATVKLNSGEGFVTIVNYQAGATRLQVNSLNGLTFADSRDGLQISQGSDLLAVIAYQTQSSFNRNSLFAG; encoded by the coding sequence ATGAATGTTGCGAAAACACAGGAATTCGGGATTCAGTATACGGGGTTCTGGGATGGGAACGCTGTTGTTAAAGGTATTGTCTCTACGACTGATGCAGCGGTTGCCGATGGTGTGATCAGCCTGGATGAAATGACGACCTGGAAATTCACTTGGACGGGGAATTCTCAGGTGGCTGGATTTACGATCGCGGCTAACAACGGCACCGCAGCGGCCTTGACTCCACCGGGGGGCTTTCTGGTTCGTCGCAGCAATACCCCTTTGGATGCCCAATTCCAGGATGCCGATGGCGTCGATCAAGGGATCTATCAATCGGCGGCCAGCGATCAACTGATTGACCTGGGGGCCTTGTTAATTGAAGATTTTGCTGCTGGCACTACCGCAACGGGGAACGCCACCAAGGGCAGGATTTCGGTTAGCCCGATCGTGGAGTTTGCCGTGAGCTACAAAGGCTTTTGGGCGAACGATGGCGGTGGGGCCATTCAGGGCATTCTCTCGGCCAGTGAAGCGGATGCTGCCGATGGTGTGATTTCGCTGGATGAAATTGTGTCCTGGCGATGGAACTGGAAGGGCAATGATGTCGTGGCACCATTTACCCTGACCTCCCAGGATGGCATCGTCAACACCTTAATGCCGCCGGGGGGATTCAAGCTGGGTGGAGGCAATACCCCCGTCAATCTGAACTTGATCGATGTCGATGGTTTGGATCAAGGGCTGTTTGAATCAGCGGCGGGCGATCGCGTCCTTGATCTGGGAGCCTTAATTGTCGAAAATTTCACAACGGGAACAACGACGATCGGCGATGCTAGCGCCAACGGCACGATCGATGTCAGTCGCGTCCTGACCTTCAGTACAGAATTCAGCGGCTACTGGAAACAGGACGGCGGTGGCGCAATCAAAGGCCAATTCTCCGCCAGTGAAGCTGATGCTGCCGATGGCGTCATCACGATCGATGAACTGATTAACTGGAATTGGCAGTGGACAGGCAACCGTCAAGTAGGTTCCTTTTCCGTCAGTTCTGAAGCAGGTAACGCGATCGCCCTGCTGCCAGCCAATGGCTTCCGCGTCAGTGGAAATCAGGTCTTACCCGTTGATTTCAATGATGCGAATAAGCTCGATCTGGGGTTATACGAATCGAGCGATGGCAACCGGCTAATCGACATCGGCGCACTGCTGATTGAAAACCTGGGCACGGGCAAACTGTCCCAGGGCATCGTGCCGCCTCCGGTCAAACCCGCAGAACTGGTTGGCTTTGCGGCCCTACCAGCCGATACCTTTGCCGCTGGCCCCAACGCAGGCGCAGGCATTACGGGCAATGGACGCACCGGCCCCTTTGCGGGACAGCCTGTACAAGGGTTCAGTGGCGTGCAGTTTGCGCCGGGGGGCAAGGGCGATAACTACTGGTTCCTCTCGGATAACGGATTTGGGGCAAAGAACAATAGCGCCGATTATCTACTGCGGTTGTACCAAGTTGATCCGAGCTTTGCTGGCAGCGAGCAGGGCGATCGCAGTGTGGCCATTCAGGGCTTTGTGCAACTACGCGACCCCGATCGCCGCATTCCCTTTGCGATTCAAAACGAAAATACCACCGATCGCCATCTGACCGGGGCAGACTTCGATGTCGAGTCCTTTGTGATTGATGCCAAAGGCGACATTTGGATTGGCGAAGAGTTTGGGCCATATTTGCTCCACTTTGACGCAACGGGCAAACTGCTGGAAGCCCCGATCGCCACGCCGAACATCACCAGCTTTAAGACCTTGAGCGGCGATGCGCCGATCGTGATCGGTCACCGGGGAGCCAGCGGCAGCCGTCCGGAGCATACCCTGGAAGCCTATAAACTGGCGATCGAACAAGGTGCCAACTTTATCGAACCCGACTTGGTGGTCACAAAAGATGGCGTCTTGGTAGCTCGCCATGAAAACGAAATTTCCGGTACCAGCGATGTGGCGAGTCGTCCGGAATTTGCCGATCGCAAAACCACCAAAACGATCGATGGTGATACCTACACGGGTTGGTTTGTCGAAGACTTTACGCTGGCGGAACTCAAGACCCTGCGCGCTAAAGAACGGATTCCTGCGACCCGTCCCGGCAACACCGCCTTTGACGGGCAATTTGAAATTCCGACCCTGAAGGAAATCATTGACTTGGTTAAACAAGTGGAGGCGCAGACGGGCAAAAAAATCGGCATTTACCCCGAAACGAAGCACCCCACGTTCCTTGCCAAGGAAGGGAAATTCCTGGATGGCACGCTGATCAATCTCGACACCAGTCAGTTGCTGGTGGATACGTTGATTGCCGAGGGATTTACCGACCCCAGTCGGATTTTTATTCAATCCTTTGAGTTCCAGAATCTGATCGAAATTCAGCAGCGGCTGAATCAGGAAGGTTTGGGCAACATTCCGCTCGTGCAACTCTACGGAGATACGACCCGCGCCGCCGATCCCCAGGATTCCTTCTCCTTCCCCTACGACATTCGCTATAACGTCAGCCAAGGCAAGGATCTGAAAGCGATCTACGGTCAGGCATTTCTGGATGCCGCTGAAAAACCGTTGTCCGCCAATACGGTTTATGCCGATCTCGATAGTCCGGCGATGTTGCAAGTCATGCGGGAGCTGTATGCCGAAGGGGCTGGACCTTGGAAGAATAATATTCTGTTGCGTGAACCCCTCACGGCGAAGGTGGATGGCAATGGGGATGGGAAGGCCGAAATTGGGTCGCAGCTCACGGGCGAAATCACTTCGTTTATCGACGATGCCCATGCCGCCGGATTGCAGGTACATCCCTACACCCTGCGCAACGAAGAAAACTTCCTCACGCTCAACCCGGATGGCACGCCCCAAACGCCGGAGCAGGAGTTGGTGCAGTTAACCCAAATTGGTGCGGATGGCTTCTTTACAGATTTTCCGGGGACGGGAGCCAAGGTTATCAAACAAGTGGCGGCGGATTTTGTTTACTCACCGGATCATCCCAGGGTGTTGGCAGGGGATTTGGCGGCAAATCTGGGTCGATCGCGCGGTTATGAGGGCATGGCGTTCAGTCTCGATCGCAAAACGCTCTACCCACTGTTGGAAGGAACGGTGCTGGGCGATCCGGAGGGTTCCCTACGGATTTATCAATTTGACACCACGAGCAGTTCGTTCCAAGGCTTGGCGGGACTGTATCAGATGGAATCGCCCAGCCATGCGATCGGGGATTTCACGCCGATTAATGCCACCGAATTTCTGGTGATTGAGCGGGATAACAATCAAGGGGCTGCCGCTGCCTTCAAGAAAATCTTCAAGATTGATCTGTCCAAAACCGATGCCAATGGCTTCGTCCAAAAAACGGAAGTCGTTGATTTACTGAACATTGCGGATCCCCAGGATTTGAATGGGGATGGCAGTCTGAAGTTTAGTTTTCCGTTTGTGACGATCGAAAATATTTTGGTGTTGGATAAGGACACGATTCTGGTGGCCAATGATAACAACTATCCCTTCTCGATCGGGCGGGATTTTTCGGGCAAGGCGATCGACAACAACGAAATCATCCAAATTAAGCTAGGTGAGTCGCTGAACCTCGATGCCAGCCTCGGTAAAGCGGCACTCCAGCAACCGACACCGGAGCCAGATAGTACAGTGAAGCCTCAAGTGATCTATGGGCGTGACTTTGCTGAAACCCTGAAAGGCGGTTTGGGCAATGACACCATCTACGGCAACGGGGGCATGGATACCCTGATCGGTGAAGCGGGGGATGACTATCTCTATGGCTCTGATGCGGCTGAGACAATTTTTGGAGGTCGTGGAAATGATGTCATCTATGCCAATGGTGGAATGGATTACATCGATAGCGGCAGCGGTAATGACCAAGTTTGGTTGGGTGGAACGAGTCATGCAACGGTAAAACTCAATTCCGGTGAAGGGTTTGTGACGATCGTGAACTATCAAGCAGGGGCGACTCGTTTGCAAGTCAATAGTTTGAACGGGTTGACTTTTGCGGATAGTCGGGATGGCTTGCAGATTAGTCAGGGAAGTGATTTGCTGGCGGTGATTGCTTACCAAACCCAAAGTAGCTTTAATCGCAATAGCTTATTTGCAGGTTAA
- a CDS encoding PhoX family phosphatase: MVQNIDDNQISNHSSNRTFEDVLRVGMSRRHLLARSAALSATGFLASMVSHNGNGWGTLTAMAQAKPATRPTINFQPVLAKDGSGPVPNISADYQYDVLIPWGTPLKDGVPEYDGNPVTRPTAAQQAQQIGIGHDGMWLFPLGNGNTSGVLAINHEFGGNTHILGKANPASLEDVRLSQHAHGVSVVELKKQNGKWDVVRNSKKNRRIHVNTPVKFTGPVANSDLLKTPAGNAPLGTLNNCANGKTPWGTYLTCEENFNGYFGDKAGTWTATPEQARYGFSKAGFGYGWEKFDDRFDLSNPRYKNEENTYGWVVEIDPMDASQTPVKRTALGRFKHENAELVVGRGGRAVVYMGDDERFDYIYKFVSEANWRSMQARGISPLDRGKLYVAKFNDDFTGEWLELSINNPKLKARFKTQAEVLTYARIAGDLLGATKMDRPEWISTAPNGDVYCTLTNNSRRTAAQVDKANPLGPNPDGHIIKWRDADNHVGLTFKWDIYVLSQDTHGTTDERTFSSPDGLWADPDGRLFIQTDGGQKKGLNDQMLVADPNNNQIIRRLFTGVTDCEVTGLAVTPDRRTMFVNLQHPGDGDPTKTNFPAAQGSGKVPRDATIVITRKDGGIIGS, from the coding sequence ATGGTTCAGAACATTGACGATAACCAAATTAGTAACCATTCCAGTAATCGAACCTTTGAAGATGTCTTGCGGGTCGGAATGTCGCGGCGTCACCTGTTGGCACGCAGTGCCGCCCTATCCGCAACCGGATTTCTGGCTTCAATGGTCAGCCATAACGGCAATGGTTGGGGAACGTTAACGGCAATGGCTCAAGCTAAGCCTGCGACCCGACCCACGATTAACTTCCAGCCCGTTCTGGCCAAAGATGGATCGGGCCCCGTGCCCAATATTTCTGCGGACTATCAATATGATGTCCTGATTCCCTGGGGGACACCGCTCAAAGATGGGGTGCCCGAGTATGACGGCAACCCGGTAACTCGCCCCACCGCTGCCCAGCAAGCCCAGCAAATTGGGATTGGCCATGATGGGATGTGGTTGTTTCCCCTGGGCAATGGCAATACTAGCGGCGTGCTGGCCATTAACCATGAATTTGGTGGCAACACCCATATCCTGGGCAAAGCGAACCCCGCCAGTTTGGAAGATGTGCGCCTTTCCCAACATGCCCATGGGGTTTCCGTTGTGGAACTCAAAAAGCAGAATGGGAAATGGGATGTTGTACGCAACAGTAAGAAAAATCGCCGTATTCATGTCAATACGCCGGTTAAGTTCACTGGCCCTGTGGCAAACAGTGACTTACTCAAAACCCCCGCTGGCAATGCACCCCTTGGAACGCTGAATAACTGCGCCAATGGTAAAACGCCCTGGGGGACGTACCTGACCTGTGAAGAAAACTTCAACGGGTACTTTGGCGATAAGGCCGGAACTTGGACGGCTACGCCGGAGCAAGCCCGCTATGGTTTTAGCAAAGCTGGCTTTGGTTACGGGTGGGAGAAATTCGACGATCGCTTTGATCTGTCGAACCCACGTTACAAAAACGAAGAAAACACCTATGGTTGGGTTGTGGAAATCGATCCGATGGATGCGTCCCAGACCCCGGTGAAGCGCACAGCCCTCGGTCGCTTTAAGCACGAAAATGCTGAATTGGTCGTTGGTCGGGGTGGACGCGCGGTTGTCTACATGGGCGATGACGAGCGGTTTGACTATATCTACAAGTTTGTGTCGGAAGCCAACTGGCGATCGATGCAGGCGCGGGGAATCAGCCCATTGGATCGCGGCAAGTTGTATGTGGCCAAATTCAATGATGATTTCACGGGCGAATGGTTGGAACTGTCGATTAACAATCCCAAACTGAAGGCACGGTTTAAAACCCAAGCTGAAGTGTTAACCTATGCCCGGATTGCGGGGGATTTGCTCGGGGCTACCAAAATGGATCGGCCTGAGTGGATCTCGACGGCTCCCAATGGCGATGTCTACTGCACATTGACGAACAATAGCCGCCGCACCGCTGCCCAAGTGGATAAGGCCAATCCCCTAGGGCCAAACCCCGATGGTCACATCATCAAATGGCGCGATGCAGATAACCATGTGGGGCTGACCTTCAAATGGGATATTTACGTGCTGTCCCAGGATACCCATGGAACCACGGACGAACGCACCTTCAGCAGTCCCGATGGGCTGTGGGCGGATCCCGATGGCCGGTTGTTCATTCAAACCGACGGTGGACAGAAAAAGGGCTTGAACGATCAGATGTTGGTGGCGGATCCCAACAACAATCAGATTATTCGTCGCCTGTTTACTGGGGTGACTGACTGTGAGGTGACTGGACTGGCTGTGACACCCGATCGCCGCACGATGTTTGTGAACCTTCAACATCCCGGTGATGGCGACCCCACAAAAACCAATTTCCCAGCCGCCCAGGGAAGCGGTAAAGTGCCTCGGGATGCCACGATCGTGATTACCCGCAAGGATGGCGGCATCATTGGTTCTTAA
- a CDS encoding VanZ family protein, which yields MFSSRQSWYVVGVAYGLTFGLILYLAYQGLLPTYLTQNDKLAHFVLYGLMTFVGQRVMNDRRIRLGQIRVPLFPIGFFLFTTIEEACQGLSPNRSLDAGDLVMSYLGIVAGFGVDRWLRRRQR from the coding sequence ATGTTTTCTTCTCGACAGAGTTGGTATGTGGTGGGGGTGGCCTACGGGTTGACCTTTGGGCTGATTTTATATTTGGCCTATCAGGGATTGTTGCCAACGTATTTGACCCAGAATGATAAGCTGGCCCATTTTGTTTTGTATGGATTGATGACGTTTGTGGGGCAGCGGGTGATGAACGATCGCCGCATCCGGTTAGGTCAGATCCGAGTGCCGTTGTTTCCGATCGGGTTTTTTCTATTCACCACGATCGAAGAAGCCTGTCAGGGGTTGTCGCCCAATCGCAGTTTGGATGCGGGGGATTTGGTGATGAGTTATTTGGGCATTGTGGCGGGATTTGGGGTCGATCGTTGGCTACGACGGCGACAACGTTAG
- the thiC gene encoding phosphomethylpyrimidine synthase, whose amino-acid sequence MRSDWIAKRKGHSNVSQMHYARQGLITEEMDYVAKRENLPADLVRDEVARGRMIIPANINHPNLEPMAIGIASKCKVNANIGASPNSSDINEELAKLHQAVKYGADTVMDLSTGGGNLDEIRTAIINTSPVPIGTVPIYQALESVHGNFDNFTEDDFLHIIEKHAQQGVDYMTIHAGLLIEYLPLTRSRITGIVSRGGGIIAKWMLHHKRQNPLYTRYNDIIEIFKKYDVSFSLGDSLRPGCTHDASDAAQLSELKTLGQLTRRAWEHDVQVMVEGPGHVPMDQIEFNVRKQMEECSEAPFYVLGPLVTDIAPGYDHITSAIGAAMAGWYGTAMLCYVTPKEHLGLPNAEDVRNGLIAYKIAAHAADIARHRPGARDRDDELSRARYNFDWNKQFELSLDPERAKEYHDETLPEDIYKQAEFCSMCGPKFCPMQTKIEDEQIAELQAFLEKDGDRIKATV is encoded by the coding sequence TTGCGTTCAGACTGGATCGCCAAGCGCAAGGGTCATAGCAATGTGTCGCAGATGCACTACGCTCGCCAAGGCTTGATTACCGAAGAAATGGATTATGTCGCCAAGCGGGAAAACCTACCGGCAGACCTGGTTCGGGATGAAGTGGCTCGGGGCCGGATGATCATTCCCGCCAACATCAACCACCCCAACCTAGAACCCATGGCGATCGGCATCGCCTCCAAGTGCAAAGTCAACGCCAACATCGGGGCTTCTCCCAACTCCTCGGATATCAACGAAGAACTGGCGAAACTGCACCAAGCCGTGAAATACGGCGCAGATACCGTCATGGATCTCTCCACCGGCGGCGGCAACTTGGACGAAATCCGCACCGCCATCATCAACACATCCCCAGTCCCGATCGGCACCGTCCCCATCTACCAAGCCCTAGAAAGCGTCCACGGCAACTTCGACAACTTCACCGAAGACGACTTCCTGCACATCATCGAAAAACATGCCCAACAGGGTGTGGACTACATGACAATCCACGCAGGACTGTTGATCGAATACCTACCCCTGACCCGCAGTCGCATCACCGGCATCGTCTCGCGCGGCGGCGGTATCATCGCCAAGTGGATGCTGCACCACAAGCGGCAAAATCCCCTCTACACCCGCTACAACGACATCATCGAAATCTTCAAGAAGTACGATGTCTCCTTCAGTTTGGGGGATTCCCTGCGCCCCGGCTGTACCCACGATGCCTCCGATGCAGCCCAGCTTTCTGAACTCAAAACCCTCGGTCAACTGACCCGTCGCGCCTGGGAACACGATGTGCAGGTGATGGTGGAAGGCCCCGGCCACGTCCCCATGGATCAGATCGAGTTCAACGTCCGCAAGCAAATGGAAGAGTGCTCGGAAGCGCCGTTCTACGTGCTGGGGCCGCTGGTAACGGATATCGCACCGGGCTACGACCACATTACTAGCGCGATCGGGGCTGCGATGGCCGGTTGGTACGGAACAGCCATGCTCTGCTATGTCACGCCCAAGGAACACCTCGGCTTGCCCAACGCGGAAGATGTGCGCAACGGTCTGATTGCCTACAAGATTGCGGCTCACGCGGCGGATATTGCCCGCCACCGTCCGGGCGCGCGCGATCGGGATGATGAACTGTCTCGGGCACGCTACAACTTCGACTGGAACAAGCAGTTTGAACTGTCGCTCGATCCGGAACGCGCCAAGGAATACCACGACGAAACTCTGCCGGAAGACATTTACAAACAGGCAGAGTTCTGCTCCATGTGTGGGCCTAAATTCTGCCCGATGCAAACCAAGATCGAAGATGAACAGATCGCTGAGTTGCAAGCCTTCTTAGAAAAAGATGGCGATCGGATTAAAGCCACGGTCTAA
- a CDS encoding single-stranded DNA-binding protein, translating to MNSCIIMAEITQEPQLRYTQDNQMAIAEMRVQFPGLRPEDPPSSLKVLGWGNLAQEVHQQYHLGDQVVIEGRLSMNTVDRPEGFKEKQAELTISKIYSLGAAAAMSTPPATTSPAPEAPAPKATSTRSKAPKTTTPSPANNETDFDDIPF from the coding sequence ATGAACAGTTGCATCATAATGGCCGAAATTACCCAAGAGCCGCAACTGCGTTACACCCAAGATAATCAAATGGCGATCGCGGAAATGCGGGTGCAGTTTCCCGGCCTCCGCCCCGAAGATCCTCCTTCCAGCCTGAAAGTTCTCGGTTGGGGCAATCTGGCGCAGGAAGTCCATCAGCAATATCATCTGGGCGATCAGGTGGTGATCGAAGGTCGCCTTTCCATGAACACCGTCGATCGGCCCGAAGGGTTTAAGGAAAAGCAGGCAGAATTAACCATTTCCAAAATTTATAGCCTCGGTGCAGCCGCTGCGATGAGTACTCCCCCTGCAACGACTAGTCCTGCACCTGAAGCCCCAGCCCCCAAAGCAACTTCCACGCGTTCCAAAGCCCCCAAGACAACCACGCCATCCCCTGCAAATAACGAAACCGATTTCGACGACATTCCGTTCTAA
- a CDS encoding lectin-like protein: protein MNSYETSALTTALGVSPLNIVPVNAFSTATNPVLTFSRPSTSLSGSSAIILDSQATITQQGDATGSSTIDGIQFVLRNVTAGALAAAGTSGVANSDGITWSYNATTGRLTMAGTASIAAYQSLLRTVAYTPTGGNQTTTQAIDINLGRPVYRFDNGHYYEFVSFSDLGLNPNNTSTNGNDLTVPSWNTAKALAAGRTLFGLQGYLATITSAAEDSFVQQRLQGQGWIGASDAAVEGVWRWVTGPEGLDNSGAGRQFWQGDGSGNVTGPDNYANWNSGEPNNFVLSVTDEDYGHYLATGKWNDYENTPRSRSSDQKVDGFVVEYGGFANDPNLVSTRVTFTLGVPTVPTPDFLFRDAPSGSTVVINLNENQVTTGERTRLAGTTGNTGVIAPDASWKIVGTADLNGDTRRDIVWHNTISSETYVWFMGGALGNEIQATAPIVVGNSTTALRPQGWTPILFADLLGSSLPEILWVNQAQGVMGIWELNVPQTGAIPSTIQLTSSIVQQQGASTPFILGSGWQPYSGNFDGNAATKELFWHNSLTGRVGYWTLNGAVFTANAIDGVVGFQQNIGSYKPVQIGDIDRDGKDDIVFQSGQFVAAWKMNGSTIAGLPTLLKNNDLGSPLNLVRGLVDIDLDGTKDLLIEAPASAALGIQGKYYSVIFLDSQTFSQRITDGFRLIKSGASIYDAGRPTINLEATVDFDLLNTGIPKPGYFSNS from the coding sequence ATGAATTCATATGAGACCTCAGCTTTAACCACGGCGTTGGGGGTATCTCCCCTCAATATTGTGCCGGTTAATGCATTTTCTACAGCAACTAATCCTGTTCTGACGTTCTCGCGCCCCTCAACGAGTTTAAGTGGCAGCAGTGCCATCATCCTAGATAGTCAAGCAACCATTACGCAACAGGGTGATGCCACAGGTAGCTCAACGATCGATGGGATTCAATTTGTTCTACGCAACGTTACAGCGGGTGCCCTAGCCGCTGCAGGAACGTCTGGTGTGGCTAATTCCGATGGCATTACCTGGAGCTACAATGCCACCACAGGGCGTTTGACAATGGCTGGGACGGCTTCGATCGCGGCTTACCAGTCCCTATTGCGAACGGTTGCCTACACTCCAACAGGTGGCAATCAGACGACGACCCAAGCGATCGATATCAACCTCGGTCGTCCCGTCTATCGCTTTGATAATGGCCACTACTACGAGTTTGTCAGCTTTAGCGATCTGGGTCTCAACCCCAACAATACTTCTACCAACGGCAACGATCTAACGGTTCCCAGTTGGAATACCGCCAAGGCTCTAGCTGCAGGCCGTACCTTATTTGGCTTGCAAGGCTACCTAGCCACCATTACCTCTGCTGCCGAAGACAGCTTTGTACAACAGCGGCTTCAAGGACAAGGCTGGATTGGTGCTTCGGATGCAGCGGTTGAAGGTGTTTGGCGCTGGGTCACTGGCCCTGAAGGATTGGACAACAGCGGAGCAGGGCGGCAGTTTTGGCAGGGGGATGGGTCTGGTAATGTAACTGGCCCTGACAACTATGCAAACTGGAATAGTGGTGAACCGAATAACTTTGTTCTCAGTGTCACCGATGAGGATTATGGTCATTACCTAGCAACCGGTAAGTGGAATGACTACGAGAACACACCTCGCAGTCGTAGTTCCGATCAAAAGGTCGATGGATTTGTGGTGGAGTATGGGGGGTTTGCCAATGATCCGAATCTGGTCAGTACCCGTGTGACGTTTACCTTAGGTGTTCCTACGGTACCCACTCCCGATTTTCTATTCCGAGATGCACCCAGTGGTTCCACCGTTGTGATTAATCTCAATGAGAATCAAGTAACTACTGGGGAAAGAACTCGACTGGCGGGAACGACTGGAAACACAGGGGTCATTGCTCCAGATGCAAGTTGGAAGATTGTAGGAACGGCGGATCTCAATGGAGATACTCGTCGTGACATTGTTTGGCACAATACGATTTCATCTGAAACCTATGTTTGGTTTATGGGAGGGGCGCTTGGTAACGAAATTCAGGCCACTGCGCCGATCGTTGTAGGGAATTCCACGACAGCTCTTCGGCCTCAGGGGTGGACTCCGATTTTATTTGCAGATCTTCTAGGGAGTTCTCTGCCAGAAATTCTGTGGGTGAATCAGGCTCAAGGTGTGATGGGGATTTGGGAACTCAATGTTCCCCAGACGGGTGCAATCCCGTCCACGATTCAGCTGACAAGCAGTATTGTGCAACAGCAGGGTGCAAGCACGCCATTTATTCTAGGCAGCGGTTGGCAACCCTACTCTGGGAACTTTGATGGTAATGCGGCTACGAAGGAGCTGTTTTGGCATAATTCGCTTACAGGGAGAGTGGGTTACTGGACGTTGAATGGGGCTGTCTTTACAGCCAACGCAATTGATGGGGTTGTTGGTTTCCAGCAAAATATTGGAAGTTACAAACCTGTGCAGATTGGTGATATTGATCGCGATGGTAAGGATGACATTGTCTTCCAATCGGGTCAGTTTGTGGCAGCTTGGAAGATGAACGGATCGACGATCGCTGGGCTGCCAACCCTGCTGAAAAATAATGACTTGGGTTCACCTTTGAACCTTGTTAGAGGGCTGGTGGATATTGATTTAGATGGCACTAAGGATCTGCTGATTGAGGCACCAGCAAGTGCTGCATTGGGCATTCAAGGAAAATACTATAGTGTAATTTTCTTGGATTCCCAAACCTTTAGCCAGCGGATTACAGATGGCTTCCGATTGATCAAGTCAGGGGCATCGATCTACGACGCTGGTAGACCGACGATTAATTTAGAGGCTACGGTAGACTTTGACCTGCTGAATACCGGGATTCCCAAGCCTGGATATTTCTCCAATTCATAG